From one Melioribacteraceae bacterium genomic stretch:
- the groL gene encoding chaperonin GroEL (60 kDa chaperone family; promotes refolding of misfolded polypeptides especially under stressful conditions; forms two stacked rings of heptamers to form a barrel-shaped 14mer; ends can be capped by GroES; misfolded proteins enter the barrel where they are refolded when GroES binds), with protein sequence MSAKIIEYGSEARNALKQGVDKLANAVKVTLGPKGRNVIIDKKFGAPTVTKDGVTVAKEIELEDPNENMGAQMVREVASKTSDVAGDGTTTATVLAQAIYREGLKNVTAGANPMDLKRGIDLAVIKVVEYLKSLSRDVEGRDEIAQVGSISANNDKTIGNLIADAMEKVGKDGVITVEEAKGTETGLEVVEGMQFDRGYLSPYFVTNSESMEAELENPFILIHDKKISAMKDLLPVLEKVAQSGKPLLIIAEDLEGEALATLVVNKLRGTLKVCAVKAPGFGDRRKAMLEDIAVLTGGTVISEERGFKLENATVEYLGTASKVNIDKDNTTIVEGAGSSDEIKKRINEIKAQIENTTSDYDREKLQERLAKLSGGVAVLKIGASTEIEMKEKKARVEDALHATRAAVEEGIVPGGGVALVRAISTLANLEGENLDQTTGVKIIEKALGEPLRQIVRNAGLEGAVVFNKVLEGKDDFGFNAATEEYENLYKAGVIDPTKVTRTALQNAASVSALLLTTEAVVYEKPEDEKAPAMPPGGMGGMDGMY encoded by the coding sequence ATGTCAGCTAAAATAATTGAATACGGCAGTGAAGCGAGAAATGCCTTAAAGCAGGGTGTTGATAAACTTGCTAATGCCGTTAAAGTAACACTCGGCCCAAAAGGGCGTAACGTTATCATCGATAAAAAATTTGGCGCACCAACAGTAACAAAGGACGGTGTAACAGTCGCAAAAGAAATTGAACTTGAGGACCCGAATGAAAATATGGGTGCACAGATGGTTCGTGAAGTTGCATCTAAAACAAGTGATGTTGCCGGTGACGGAACAACAACAGCAACAGTTTTAGCACAAGCAATTTACAGAGAAGGTTTAAAGAACGTAACAGCCGGTGCAAATCCAATGGATCTCAAAAGAGGTATAGATTTAGCTGTTATTAAAGTTGTCGAATATTTAAAATCACTAAGTCGTGATGTTGAAGGACGAGATGAAATAGCTCAAGTGGGTTCGATTTCAGCAAATAACGACAAGACAATCGGTAACTTAATTGCAGATGCAATGGAGAAAGTCGGCAAAGACGGTGTAATCACAGTTGAAGAAGCAAAAGGTACAGAAACCGGATTAGAAGTTGTTGAAGGAATGCAATTTGATCGAGGTTATTTATCCCCTTACTTCGTAACAAATTCAGAATCGATGGAAGCTGAATTAGAAAATCCATTTATATTAATTCACGACAAGAAAATCTCAGCGATGAAAGATTTACTACCTGTTCTTGAAAAAGTTGCTCAATCAGGTAAACCATTGTTGATAATTGCAGAAGATCTTGAAGGTGAAGCACTTGCAACATTAGTAGTGAACAAATTACGCGGAACATTAAAAGTATGTGCAGTAAAAGCTCCCGGATTCGGTGACAGAAGAAAAGCTATGTTGGAAGATATTGCAGTATTGACCGGCGGTACGGTGATCTCAGAAGAAAGAGGATTCAAATTAGAAAACGCTACCGTTGAATACTTAGGTACTGCTTCAAAAGTTAATATTGACAAAGACAACACAACAATTGTTGAAGGTGCAGGAAGTTCAGACGAAATCAAGAAAAGAATAAATGAAATTAAAGCTCAGATTGAAAACACGACTTCAGATTATGACAGAGAAAAACTACAAGAAAGATTAGCAAAACTTTCCGGTGGTGTTGCAGTGCTAAAAATCGGTGCATCAACAGAAATCGAAATGAAAGAAAAGAAAGCAAGAGTTGAAGACGCGCTTCATGCTACACGTGCAGCAGTCGAAGAAGGTATTGTACCCGGCGGTGGTGTTGCACTAGTAAGAGCAATTTCTACTTTAGCTAATCTAGAAGGCGAAAACTTAGACCAAACAACCGGTGTAAAGATAATTGAAAAAGCATTAGGCGAACCTCTAAGACAAATAGTAAGAAATGCCGGTTTAGAAGGTGCTGTTGTTTTCAATAAAGTTCTTGAAGGTAAAGATGATTTCGGATTTAACGCCGCCACCGAAGAATATGAAAACCTTTACAAAGCCGGTGTAATTGATCCGACTAAAGTAACAAGAACAGCATTGCAAAATGCAGCTTCTGTTTCAGCATTGTTACTTACAACCGAAGCAGTAGTATATGAAAAACCAGAAGATGAAAAAGCTCCAGCTATGCCTCCGGGCGGTATGGGCGGCATGGATGGAATGTACTAA
- the groES gene encoding co-chaperone GroES — MADFKIQPLADRVVVKPMAAEEKTKGGIILPDTAKEKPIEGTIIAVGPGRVTEEGKEVKMSVKKGDKVLYGKYSGTEVNIEGEEYLIMRESDIYGIVN, encoded by the coding sequence ATGGCAGATTTCAAAATTCAACCATTGGCAGACAGAGTAGTCGTAAAACCGATGGCAGCTGAAGAGAAGACCAAAGGTGGAATTATTCTACCTGACACAGCTAAAGAAAAACCGATTGAAGGAACTATTATAGCTGTTGGTCCCGGAAGAGTAACAGAAGAAGGTAAAGAAGTTAAAATGTCGGTAAAGAAAGGCGATAAAGTTCTTTACGGAAAATACTCGGGAACCGAAGTAAACATTGAAGGCGAAGAATATTTGATCATGCGTGAATCAGATATTTACGGAATCGTTAATTAA
- the purB gene encoding adenylosuccinate lyase, whose protein sequence is MIERYTRPEMGKIWGDEFKYSTWLKIEILACEARAKFGEIPVEDVDVIKSKAKFDVKRVLEIEETTKHDVIAFLTNVAEYVGPESRHIHYGMTSSDILDTTLSYQLKSSGEILLKQLIELKNVLRKRAYEHKNTVCVGRSHGIHAEPTSMGLKFALWYEECKRNINRLENAIESISVGQISGAVGTFEHLSPKVEEYVCEKMGLKPAPVSTQVIQRDRHAEFISTLAIVAASLEKISIEIRHLQRTEVLEAEEFFSKGQKGSSAMPHKRNPIVSERITGLARLIRSNAMAAIENVALWHERDISHSSVERVIMPDSCILMNYMLDLMIKLVDNLIIYPDKMLENLNLTRGLVFSQTILLMLVNKGITREEAYKLVQTCSMDVWNDKSKNLRDELLNNSDVSKLLTKEEIDEVFDSKKMLKNVDYIFARSVEREW, encoded by the coding sequence ATGATTGAGAGATATACACGTCCCGAGATGGGCAAAATTTGGGGAGATGAATTCAAATATTCAACTTGGCTTAAAATTGAGATACTTGCATGTGAAGCACGAGCTAAATTTGGTGAAATCCCGGTAGAAGATGTTGACGTAATTAAATCAAAAGCAAAGTTTGACGTGAAGCGAGTTTTAGAAATTGAGGAAACAACAAAACATGATGTGATTGCTTTTTTAACGAATGTTGCAGAATATGTCGGACCGGAATCAAGACATATTCATTACGGGATGACATCTTCGGATATTTTAGATACAACACTCTCCTACCAATTAAAATCATCCGGTGAAATTTTATTAAAGCAATTAATTGAGTTAAAGAATGTTTTGAGGAAAAGAGCATATGAACATAAAAATACTGTATGTGTAGGAAGGAGTCACGGCATACACGCCGAACCGACTTCAATGGGATTAAAATTTGCACTTTGGTATGAAGAATGTAAAAGGAATATTAATCGTTTAGAAAATGCTATTGAATCAATAAGTGTGGGACAAATTTCAGGAGCGGTAGGAACATTCGAACACCTTTCCCCTAAAGTTGAAGAGTATGTTTGTGAAAAGATGGGATTAAAGCCGGCACCGGTTTCTACGCAAGTAATTCAACGTGACCGACATGCAGAATTTATCTCAACGCTTGCAATTGTTGCCGCATCGTTAGAAAAAATTTCGATTGAAATTCGTCACTTGCAGAGAACCGAAGTCCTAGAAGCCGAAGAGTTTTTCTCAAAAGGACAAAAAGGTTCATCCGCGATGCCGCATAAACGTAATCCGATAGTTTCCGAAAGGATTACCGGATTGGCAAGATTAATCAGATCCAATGCAATGGCGGCAATTGAGAATGTTGCCCTTTGGCATGAGAGAGATATTTCACATTCTTCTGTTGAACGAGTTATTATGCCGGATAGCTGCATATTGATGAATTATATGCTTGATTTGATGATAAAGCTTGTTGATAATTTGATAATATATCCGGATAAAATGTTAGAGAATTTAAATCTTACAAGAGGATTAGTATTCTCTCAAACTATTTTGTTGATGTTAGTAAATAAAGGTATTACCAGAGAAGAAGCATATAAACTAGTTCAAACATGCTCGATGGATGTATGGAATGATAAGTCCAAGAATTTAAGGGATGAACTTTTGAATAATAGTGATGTGAGTAAGCTTTTAACAAAAGAAGAAATCGATGAAGTGTTCGACAGCAAAAAAATGCTTAAGAATGTTGATTATATTTTTGCTCGTTCGGTTGAGAGAGAGTGGTAG
- a CDS encoding trypsin-like peptidase domain-containing protein, producing MKQIKVAFLSSFITILILSGIFAIFYYNEGFADENTQVNESDSSLVIEKASITDSISRGRETIITKTIKNVSPAVVGINVVEIREIRSPWYNFFRDDPYFRDYFRRQQRVQGLGSGVIISPDGYIVTNDHVAGNAVEVIVTMTDGMQYKAEVIGSDMVSDICLLKIDAKNLPYVPFGKSDDLLIGEWVVALGNPFGLFDINDQPTVTVGVISSTGMNLGQANNRYYVNMIQTDAAINGGNSGGPLVNSLGELIGMNTLIFTADGSRGNVGVGFAIPVEKIEKIINELKRNGKVDRDFWTGLRIQAVDEGIAKYYNLQSTRGVIVTNVSPNSPAEKADLKVGDIILRVGKYKINDDNTLIGVLQEFKTGDTFTLTIIRENKTITKTMRLEKRND from the coding sequence ATGAAACAAATTAAAGTAGCTTTTCTTTCGTCGTTTATTACGATATTAATTTTATCAGGCATTTTTGCAATCTTTTATTACAATGAAGGATTTGCCGATGAAAATACACAAGTTAATGAAAGTGATTCTTCTTTAGTGATTGAGAAAGCTTCTATCACGGATTCGATTTCACGCGGCAGAGAAACAATCATAACGAAGACAATTAAGAATGTTAGTCCGGCTGTAGTAGGAATTAACGTTGTGGAAATCCGTGAAATACGATCGCCTTGGTACAACTTTTTTAGAGATGATCCATATTTCAGAGATTATTTCAGAAGGCAACAACGTGTTCAAGGTTTGGGAAGCGGTGTAATTATTTCGCCCGATGGATATATCGTAACCAACGATCACGTCGCGGGAAATGCGGTTGAAGTCATAGTAACCATGACAGACGGAATGCAGTACAAAGCCGAAGTAATTGGAAGTGATATGGTTTCGGATATTTGTTTATTAAAAATTGACGCAAAAAATCTTCCATATGTCCCCTTCGGCAAATCGGATGATTTACTAATCGGTGAATGGGTTGTAGCACTTGGAAATCCTTTCGGATTGTTTGACATTAACGATCAACCTACAGTTACGGTTGGAGTAATTAGTTCAACCGGAATGAATTTAGGTCAAGCTAATAACAGGTACTACGTTAACATGATTCAAACCGATGCGGCGATAAACGGGGGAAACAGCGGCGGTCCGCTTGTGAACAGCTTAGGTGAATTAATTGGAATGAATACATTGATATTCACAGCCGACGGCTCACGCGGGAATGTCGGAGTCGGTTTCGCAATTCCGGTCGAGAAAATTGAAAAGATCATTAATGAATTAAAACGTAACGGTAAAGTAGATAGAGATTTTTGGACTGGATTGAGAATCCAAGCGGTTGATGAAGGCATTGCAAAATATTACAACTTACAATCCACACGAGGTGTAATAGTAACAAATGTATCTCCGAATTCTCCGGCAGAAAAAGCTGATTTAAAGGTTGGTGATATAATATTGAGAGTCGGCAAATACAAAATCAATGACGACAATACGTTGATCGGAGTGCTTCAGGAATTCAAAACGGGTGATACTTTTACACTTACAATTATCAGAGAAAACAAAACAATTACAAAAACAATGAGATTAGAAAAGCGAAATGATTGA
- a CDS encoding glycerol-3-phosphate acyltransferase, translated as MKVVMEFLISMMIGIIFGSLPTAYILMKKLKGVNITEAGSGNVGAMNSFEVSNSYLIGIVVFIIDFTKGFLAVYLVQNIFGDDFLYSSLAITGAVLSHCYSPWINFKGGRGLATALGGSILFVYAIPVIWIAFWIVAYLFRRHIHFANMAATILTGAIALSNSDILNKYTNESADENWIFGISVAFVMAIIMSKHIEPFKEWFLNQKRKSIKDTNETN; from the coding sequence ATGAAAGTGGTAATGGAATTTTTAATTTCTATGATGATTGGAATTATATTCGGTTCTCTTCCTACAGCATATATACTTATGAAAAAGTTAAAGGGGGTCAACATTACCGAAGCGGGTTCGGGTAATGTAGGAGCGATGAACTCGTTTGAGGTCAGCAACTCGTATCTAATCGGCATTGTAGTTTTCATTATCGATTTTACTAAGGGATTCTTGGCTGTGTATTTAGTTCAAAATATTTTTGGTGATGATTTTCTGTATTCGTCACTTGCTATAACTGGCGCGGTCTTGTCTCATTGTTATTCACCATGGATTAATTTCAAGGGCGGAAGAGGTTTAGCAACTGCATTAGGAGGAAGTATTCTATTCGTATATGCGATTCCCGTGATATGGATTGCATTTTGGATTGTAGCATATTTATTCAGACGTCACATTCATTTTGCTAATATGGCCGCTACAATTTTAACCGGCGCAATTGCTCTTTCCAATTCCGATATATTAAATAAATATACAAATGAAAGTGCCGATGAAAATTGGATATTTGGGATATCGGTTGCATTTGTTATGGCAATAATAATGAGCAAACATATAGAACCTTTCAAGGAGTGGTTTTTAAATCAAAAGAGAAAATCTATTAAGGATACCAATGAAACAAATTAA